One Ranitomeya variabilis isolate aRanVar5 chromosome 4, aRanVar5.hap1, whole genome shotgun sequence genomic window, tttttgtggaaattcaaaaactgaaaagtggggcgtgcaatattatttgtcccctttactttcagtgcagcaaactcactccggaTGTTCATTGTGGATccaatgatccaatattgtcctaaatgcctaatgatgataaatataatccacctatgtgtaatcaagtcttcgtatatatgcacctgctctgtgatagtctcagggttctgtttgaagcacagagagcgtcatgaaggccaaggaacacaacatgatactgttgtggagaagtttaaagccagatttggatacaaaatgatttccaaaactataaacatcccaaggagcactgagcaagtgatcatattgaaatggaaggagtatcataccactgcaaacctaccaagacccggccgtccttctaaactttcatctcaaacaaggagaagactgatcagagatgcagccaagaggcccatgatcactctgaatgaactgcagagatctacagctgaggtgggacagtctccataagacaacaatcagtcgtacactgcacaaatctggcctttatggaagattggcaagaagaaagccatttctcaaagatatccataaaaagtgtaatttaaagtgtgcaacaagccacctgggagacgcaccaaacatgtggaagaaggtgttctggttagatgaaaccaaaatcgaactttttggcaacaatgccaaacgatatgtttgacgtaaaggcaacacagctcatcaccctgaacacaccatccccactgtcaaacatggaggtggcagcagcatggtttgggcctgctttttgtcagcagggacagggaagatgggtaaaattgatggaaagatggatggagccaaatacaggaccattcttgaagaaaacctattagagtctgcaaaagacctgagactgggacggagatttgtcttccaacaagacaatgatcccaaacataaagcaaaatctacaatggaatggttcacaaataaacgtatccaggtgttagaatggctaagtcaaagtccagacctcaatcaaatcgagaatctatggaaagagctgaaaactgctgttcacaaacgatcttcgtcaaatctcactgagctcgagctttttgccaaggaagaatgggcaagaatttcagtctcacgatgtacaaaactgaaagagacataccccaagcgatttgcagctgtaatcgcagcaaaaggtggcgcaacaaagtattaagttaaaggggcaaaataatattgcacgccccacttttcagtttttgaatttccacaaaaatttaaaattaccaataaatttcgttcaacttcacaattgtgtttcgcttgttgttaattcttcaccaaaaatttacatttgatatctttaagttggaagtatgatatgtgggaaaaggttgaaaagttccagggggccaaatactttcgcaaggcactgtaggtggTGGGGCTCTAAAGCTGAAGCCCAGGAAAGTGGATGCCATCACATTCTGGCTAACCCCAGGACAAATAAGCAGATGTTATACTTCTTCAGAATGGCCAGGTACTATGGGCGGTTCGTCCCTCACTATAGTACCATGGTGAAGCCCCTGACATACCTCACTAAGAAGAAGCTGCCCTCCACAGTGATTTGACAAATGATTTTGAGACAGCCTCCTGGGCACTGAAGACTGCCCTTTCCAGCTTCCCATTACTTCAGACTGCCGACTTTACACTACCATTTGTGTTACAGACCGACACCAGTGACTTTAGCCTCGGAGCTGGACTCAGCCAGTTCAACACTATGGACCAAGAACACCCCATTTTGTACGTGAAATGGAACTCCTGCGGAGGAAGGTGAGCTACTCCATGatggagaaggaatgtctggcaattgtgtgggccctACAGCATCTGCAGCGATACTTATACGGATGCCAAATCACTGTGCAAACTGACCACACCTCCTCAGCTGGTTACACACAGTATCCAGAACGAATGGGAATTTGCTACGCTTGAGCCTTGCACTCCATCAGTACCACTTTGCCATTTGCCACAAGAAGGGCAATGACCACGGTAATGCCAAGGGGTTATCAGACGGGCGTGCGCAGGGAATACCGGAAAGTGCCACACCCTAGCGCCTGCAAAAGGAGGGAGGTGTAAAGGAGGCAAAGATGTaattacatttttaaattgttCTGTAAGCATGTGTAGCTGTAGGAAGACACCTGGCTCTGCAGGTGGTCCAGCCTTTAAGCTGCAAAGTTAGAATTCACACACTCACCAGCAGCTAGAATTCAGTTCCTACAGGAATACCACCTGTGGATTAAAACCATACAGTCTGCTCTGTTTAGACAGCTATGATTTTATAAGAAGAATATGGGCTTATTGTATGTCCTGGCTACACATCTCCAAGATCCCCAGAACATGGTGAGCGCCCCGCTGGGTCTTGACCCATTCTAGCACCCAGGGGAAGGTAGATACCTATAACTGCTGTCCTAGGATCATccagaaaggagttatgatctttcaCAGGGTTTGGAATTTTGCAGCTGGTGATCCAAgaggaggggatttaggttcagccaaGAGGGCAAGAGAGGAGTGTCCCACATGGGTTAAATGCTCTTGCAGAGCTTGGCCTATTGCTTTTTGTGTGGGGTAGGTTGTGACAACATATCATGTGAGGAGGAGTCCAGGAACAGaggggaccacaagcctcccatGAGGCAGCCCCTCCCCTACAAACCAGGCCTTTCATCTACTGGTAACTGATCCATATATTCTGCTTCTTTTGTCCTACCAATATTATATCTGACCATTATGCATGTATAACCTTTGTGTATAtattgtattgtctagtgtgcccttaaggtgattaaatatatattttaaacttgggctgctcttttatcttgatccacgaaTCCACACATTCGTTTCTCAGTTTATTGTTCTATGCTACTGAGgttggtttctggcccgatataattcTGTTAATGGACCAGGCGTATATCAGACGAGGAACTGGTggctgataaggttctgtttcatTAGGCTAGTGAAAAAGGCCTCAGCGAGCAtggtgccacgtcagtgactgcctgagccacatcctctcactccctatGCTTCCTGGGTCCATGAGGACAGGGGGGTGTCTGAATAAGACTGTGGCAAGCTGACATTACTTGTGCGGAACGTCAAGTTGGTACAAGTGGGGAGACCTTTCCACGTAATCATGCTGATATAATATTGACGTCAGGCAAGGTGGCGAGGTTTAGATCCTTGACATGTGTTGGCTGCAGAGGGATTCTGCGTGATCTCTCTGGTCTCATCCTTCctaggatcaaataactaaaaattggcatgtgcatatgcatTCACCACTTTTGCCATGAAGCCCCTAAAATTTTTTGATGCAAATAATtactttcataagtcacatgcttagtgaaaggaagtccacctgtgtgcaagaccacagaggctgcaacatcattaaGCAACAGGCACTACtaaccaaacagcaccatgaaaaccaaggagatctccaaagaagtcagggacacagttgttgagaagtacaagtcagggttgggttataaaaaaaaaatcctaatctcTAATGGTCCTCCAGAGCAccttcaaatccattatcatcaaatggaaagaacatgataccacaacaaacctaccgagagagagagagaaagagccacccaccaaaactcaccgcctgggcaaggagggcattaatcaattaggcagcacagagactaaaggtaaccctgaagtagctgcagagttcccaaacagAGAAAGGAGTATATGTTTATACGACCACAATAAGTCATACACTCTATAGAGGTGGCATTTATGGAAgtatgggcagaaaaaagcctttacttacacacaacaattgtaaggctcgttttgagtttgccaaaatacatgtgggagactccccaaatgtatggaggaaggcactgtggtcagatgagaccaaaattgatcttTTGGCAACCAAGATAAACGGTGATAAGCTAAGCTGGTCATGCATCAAACCAACACAGTTCATcagcccaagaacaccatccccacagtgaaacatgcttAATTGCAAAGTACTGATTAatttgttggtgctatataaataaaattattattataaaattattatAACAAGAAAATAAACCTTGACTTTTCTCACCTGGCCCACCCAATTGCTTTCTCAACTGGACTTTGTTCTGGTAAAAAGTCTCCTGCAAAGCTGACCACCTGAACCCTGTAGGAACGAGGATGACCCCATTTGTTAGTTACGTTGCTTGAGAAGTGGATATAGCGAGGTGTCTTGGCGTGAAGCTCAAAAGCTGCTTGGTTCTCGTTTTCCAATACGCTTCGTACCACCTTTGGTCGCTGTATTGTAACCTCTGGTTCCCAAGGTAAATTTACAGGATTAAATTTCATATCCTGAGTCATAATTGAATTGTGAGTTCCTAGAAAAGCAAATGACATTTTACATTAGGCTCCAAAGTTGCAAAATAATAAACAAGAATTCATCCGCATTTCTGCAGTTTTTATGAATATTTCATATTACATATTTCTTGGAATATCTACATAGTGCAGCatgtaaaaaataattaacaaGAATAACAGGAATTTACCTAATAGTTTATAGCAGTGGTTTATGTAAAAGTTTATGGATACTGGTGCAAAAGTTCATCTTGGGCATTCTTAGACTGCGCAACACCGCAGCAGGTATTATTTAGGTATGATTTGGAGAATAGAATGGACAGGTTTTCATAATGAATGGTAAAGAAGCATGTTATGGGAGGAGAGGAAGACTGAACAACTGTGCTGAGGGACCGCGGTCTCTCTAGGGTGAAGCTTTCTCTGAATTTAAAAATTGTCCTCAACTGAGATAGGAGATGTGAGAGACAACAATGGAGTGGAGATGGGACTTAAAAGTTGAAATAATTGTGGTTATGAGATGTACATATAAGAGTAACAAGTAGTCTTTTTTAGCATACATGAGTGCAAATTTGAAGTTGTATGTAATAAGTAGGGGtgagcggacccgtggatgttCAAGTACGGTCAAACTGTAGTTCAAAGTTCAGTTCGGCATCTGAACTTGATCCCGAACTTGACCCCTAACCAAaactcaatagaagtcaatggggaccagaactttggtgctttaaaatggctgtaaaatggtcatagaaagggctagggggctgaaaattgaagctaaaTAAGGGTAACAGCAGGACAAATGCCCTGCAAATAAAGGTGGATtaggaaattacttaaaataaaataataaaacaaaaataataattttgaaccaggaggcagagatccaagtggaggaggaggttgaggaggcggaAGAGCCAGCgtaggtggaagaggtggaggaggtagctAACActgattttatatttatatttttggggGTACTCTGAAATCAGGCTCTTTGGGGGCACTCATATTGCAAGGCGTGCAATACTCTGCACTTTTTTTGTGGTGcaaaaaatgaggagagcatcaaataggggatgtgactgtgttgCTGTTGGTGGTGGTGTTGCTGGTGCAGGAAGAGATAGGATGTGGTCGATCTGTGCCTGCTATGCGCACAAATGAAACATCTTCCTCTGATGCACGCAAGCGACTGTACGTTTTGCGTAATTTCATAGGCCAGAGTACTGCTGGACGAATGGTGAGGCCAGAAGAAGTAGAGATGGTTTTTAGATTGGATGCCTGAGAGTAACTTCAGTTCCTTTGCtctgtcttccacctcacccccttgcaaatcaggcaagcagtctgagccccaagtcatgcagcagtcacttctggtTTTTGATGTCTTTGCTGACTGTGTTTCTTTGGGCCACCCACCTGACCCTGCCCCACAAGTGGAAGAGATTGAATGCACTGATGCCCATCCACTTGTTCTGTTTTAGAATGAGTacatgcagtgtcggactggggtgccaagggcccaccagtaacaatgactttgggggcccacttttcacctgcgtaCAAAcattacactaccctcgttcacaaatttacctatatctctatagaaTAATACACTGGGTAGTTTGGGTAATGAATGATGAGAAGATGCTttatttctgtacagagtgaattatGTGAATTATGCCAGGTACTGTCCATACGATGGGGTTAGGGgcacagatctgcacaggggcccaccgggggattctccattaccctatgggccagtcccagCCTGCTGCCAGACATCCCCCCAGGGATAAAATTCGATTACTGGGGGTCCCGCAGAGAGATACTTTGTTAGCTGTTCCTCATCAACGAACAATTCTAACCAACATGAATTGTTCATTAAGGAGAATCTTTTTAATCAAGCATATAACTTTAATTGCTATGTGCACACCAAAATTACATGAATATGCACTACTTAAAATAATATTGAAGGTCATTTCCATTAATTTATTGATAATGTGCTGAACATAATTTTAGCTGTAGATATATTTGTCTTACCTCCAACATCCAAATCCACTTTGTAATTAATAAAATGTGTATGAAGGGTTCCCAGAGTGTGTTCGCCAACTCTTGACCCATACTCTTTTCCATCAGCAAAATAGAATGATGAGCTGATATATCCAGTAGCATGCATCTTGGCTTCTATTACTCCATTTTGATAGAAGATAAAATCCCAAACATAATCATAATTAATAAGAGTAGAAACAGCACGGACAATCAAAACAGTACTGGCAAGCCCTCCGTAATACATGGAGTGCATATTGGAATAGTGTCGACGAAGGGGTACACCCAAATTTTGCTCAAAAATGCACATGGCATTCTTAGTCTTCTCGGGGTTTTCAGATTCCATTAGATAATGAGCATCAACATAAGTGGCAAGATGAGGACAATCAACACCTCTCACTAATTCGAATGAGAATCTTCCAATGCCAAAGTTGGCATCCATGTATCTGGTGATCATCCCTCCAGGTGCATTAGATCCATAAATTGCAAGTGCTTCTTGAGTACTGATTTCGTAGGCAATACGTTCATTGTTAAATCGGATATCAAACAGACGTGGGCCAGAGTTGACATTTAGTCCATATGTGAAGCTCCATGATTGGAAAGAAACCTGGTTCTTATTAACTGTGTACCTATTGCCAGCTGGGTTGAACTGCAATGGTGCTCCAGGCTGAGGACTGACCTTTGGTTGCATAGAGCCAATATCATTTTCTGGTTTAACTTTTTGAATTTTTATCACTTCAACTTTCCCTGCATTGAACTGTTTCTCCAAATCAGCCATATTCAAGAAGTAAGCTCCATTGTAAAATACTTTTGTTACTTTCCATTTTGTAAAATCTAGACTTTTGTGGTCCAAAAGTATTTCCAGTCCAACTGGATGGACAGTGAAACAACTTTCTTTCACTTTGACAAATAAAACAAACCAGGAGCTTCTATCTCCAGATTTGACACCTCTAGGAGCTGTGGTAAGAGCCGCAAAATTGGATCCATCATACCCAAGAGCTTTTAAAAACTGTGGTGCCGTAGAAAATTCCTTTTCATATACTAAAGCGTAAGCATCAGAGTACTCTTTACCAATCACAGGTCTGCTGTAGTATGggattttttctttgtatttttccaGTGTGATATCATTGTGGTATGATGGTTTGGGAAGAGGACCTACCACATATTCTGTAATGGTAGGTTCTTCTTGATCTCCAAAGAAAACAACAGCAAGAGCCTCACGTGTAGGTTTTTCTCCCCCTCGATCTAAATAATCTAAAACCTGTTGTTTTGGGGGGTATTTAATATCAATATAGTAAATACAATTTTCAGAAGGTTTTGCATCAGCAGCATTCACAAATTTCTTGCcaagattttttttcaggtagtcaACAGTTGCAGAGTACTCTTCTGGTGTCAGGTCCGAAAACACTGAGCCTTTGTCACTTTTCTGTTGTGCCACATTGGATTTGTAATTTCCATGTTGAGGTTTAGAAGAACAACTTTCTGTAGACTTCCCAGCTCCCGATAGCAAAACAGAGACAAGTGCCAAGATAGTTACCAATGCCACAGCCAAGAGTATGAGCACAGCCTTCACGTTCATGATAGTCAGAATATGTAGTAAGAAGCAGGCAAGAAGTCCTTCAAACACATAGAATAGAGTTTGTGAAATACAAAACTGTTGTATAACTTATGACTCTGAGGGAGGAGAATTCTGGAAACAGCAGAAAACCATAATGCAGATGGCTTAGCTCCCAGTTTCATGAGGATAACATGGATACTTTTAATTGAAAGCATTCTTGGAAACTATTTTGGCCAAAAAAGCATTTGATTCATGCACTCTGTGCTCAGTACGTTTATCCTGAACATATGTCATTACTACGGACTTAACAACCTTATAAACTTAATGTTTCTTCCAAGCATCTGATAATCAGTGAAAATTTTTTGTCACATTTCTTCTTATCTCCCTCCTAAAATATTTCAAGCTGTGCCCCCATTCTTGAATTTGTTTCGTATTAACCTCTTATATGACAAACACGTCTGATTTAATGAAACATGCATACTGAGCTGAGCTTTGCGTATATGTGGATTAGGAATAAAAGCAAGGAATAGCTGTCAACTAAAGGGAGCAATCAATGGACAGTTACAGTATTTTGCAGCTTTATTCGGTGGCTTGAATTCTGCCCTCTGTACTATCATGACCCTGGATTTCTGATCAATGTTAAACAACAGTGCAGGCCTGGAGCCATATTGGATCACATTTATCAAGCTAAATGCAACCAGCCCTTTGGATCAGAGGGAAGGGTAACTATTAATTTATGGGGTCCACACAGGGCTACATTAATAATTTATGGCGGTCACATAAGAAGACGTTATTAATGTATGGGGCCCACATAGGTGGAAAAAGGTAATGTATGGGGGCCACATAGGACACTATTACTGTATGGGTGCCATATGAGAAGGCATTATTAATGTATTGGGGCCACATAAGATTACATTATTAATATGTAGGTGCCACATAGGGAGACATTTTTTACACAGAAATACCAGTTCCAAAATATTAATTTACCATATAATTAACGACTCATAATATGCAAGACAAGGATAAACTGAGTCAAAATATACCAAAAAATGTAAAGATTTTTTTAATGTTACAAAAAATTACAGAAAACTACATTAGTACTGTTAGACTTGTATGGGTACAATTTGGTTTGATCCATAAGTGAATAAAACGGCCTGAGAATTGGTCAGGAAAAAAGTGACAGTGTGCAAGCAAAAAGATGAATTTATCCAATAAGATTTCACACTAGACATCTATATCAGCTGATACTCTCAATTTCGGTTACTGCTATGTGAATAAtgataataggaaaaaaaatattcaaTAGAGGAGCAGTGATACGATGTCTATCTATGCTGCAGGCAATACATGTAATAGGAAAGGGTACAATCAAAAACAGGAGTAATTACCCATAGTATTTGTAGATCCTGCCAAGACCATGGCCACATTCCCCAACGTGTGTTTCGCGTTAATGTTGCTTCCTCAGGGAGCGTGGCTTAAGTATGGCAGCCGGTATAAATATCGCACTATTCCAGTCACATGACCAGCAAACTATCAGTGGTTTTGTTGCGAGCTTGCTCACGCTCCCGTCACGGACCCTAAACTCCTCCCATCCCCCccctctcccacgtcataattatgTGAGCTGGCCGGCTCCAGGCTATACATCAGGCAAGCACAGACGGGAAGACAGAAGGGACGTGGCGAGCGGAAACCTGAGACCCAGCACATGCGCACCTGGCATGCAAGACGAGAAAAAATAAAGTGACAAGTTGGCAAATACAACATTAAATACAAAATTTGTATTTAGTGTATTTTTGTATGATAATTCAAGTTGTTTAATGATATCAGTGCATTTTTATCTTTTTCAAGAATATAGGGACACCACATGTCAATTATAATAGATTATGCGATGCCGTCAATGCAATCTATTACATGGGAACATAAGGATTATTTTCATATAAGATTTCCCAACATTTCCTTGTGGTATGCCCCAAATGTATATGATTCATTTATATGcactgttgttgttgtttttattgtgTGTTACAATTTTGTATTGTGTGCAGGACAAATCCAAGGTGTTTTATGTCACTAGagcacttttcttttttctttttttgttaatatttctcaacatataggtgcttctcacaaaattagattatcatcaaaaagttaatttatttcagttcttcaatacaaaaagtgaagctcatatattatatacagtcattacaaacagagtgatctatttcaagtgtttatttctgttaatgttgatgattatggtttacagccaatgaaagcccaaaagtcattatctcagtatattagaatactttataacaccagctggaaaaaatgattttaaaatccgaaatgttgacctactgaaatgtatgttcagtaaatgcactcaatacttggtcggggcttcttttgcatcaattactgcatcaatgcagcatggcatggaggcgatcagcctgtggcactgctgaggtgttatggaagcccaggttgctttgataacagccttcaggtcgtctgcattgttgggtctggcgtctctcatcttcttcttgacactaccccatagattctctatggggttaaggtcaggggagttttctggccaatcaagcactgttgtttttaaaccaggtattggtacttttggcagtgtggatcggtgccaagtcctgctggagaatgaaatttccatctctaaaacgCTTGTCGGCAGAGgtaagcatgaagtgctgtaaaatttcttggtagatggctgcgctgactttggtcttgaaaaaccacagtggacctacacagGCAGATGACAAGGCTCCCcaacacactagacctcaagcagcttggattgtgtgcctctccactcttcttccagactctgagaccttgatttacaaatgaaatgcaaaatttactttcatctgaaaacaacaccttggaccactgagcaacactcccgttctttttcttcttggcccaggtaagacgctgttctgcattggtcatgagtggcttgacacaaggaatgtgacacttgtagcccatgtcctggatacgtctgtgtgtggtggctccagcagcagtccactccttgtgaatttcccacaaatttttgaatgatcttttcttaacaatcctttgaagGCTGCGTTTATCCTGTTTGCTTG contains:
- the AOC3 gene encoding amine oxidase [copper-containing] 3 — translated: MNVKAVLILLAVALVTILALVSVLLSGAGKSTESCSSKPQHGNYKSNVAQQKSDKGSVFSDLTPEEYSATVDYLKKNLGKKFVNAADAKPSENCIYYIDIKYPPKQQVLDYLDRGGEKPTREALAVVFFGDQEEPTITEYVVGPLPKPSYHNDITLEKYKEKIPYYSRPVIGKEYSDAYALVYEKEFSTAPQFLKALGYDGSNFAALTTAPRGVKSGDRSSWFVLFVKVKESCFTVHPVGLEILLDHKSLDFTKWKVTKVFYNGAYFLNMADLEKQFNAGKVEVIKIQKVKPENDIGSMQPKVSPQPGAPLQFNPAGNRYTVNKNQVSFQSWSFTYGLNVNSGPRLFDIRFNNERIAYEISTQEALAIYGSNAPGGMITRYMDANFGIGRFSFELVRGVDCPHLATYVDAHYLMESENPEKTKNAMCIFEQNLGVPLRRHYSNMHSMYYGGLASTVLIVRAVSTLINYDYVWDFIFYQNGVIEAKMHATGYISSSFYFADGKEYGSRVGEHTLGTLHTHFINYKVDLDVGGTHNSIMTQDMKFNPVNLPWEPEVTIQRPKVVRSVLENENQAAFELHAKTPRYIHFSSNVTNKWGHPRSYRVQVVSFAGDFLPEQSPVEKAIGWARYKLAVTKRKEAEPESSSIYNQNNPWSPIVTFSKFINNENIEHQDLVAWVTVGFLHIPHSEDLPNTATPGNAVGFLLRPFNYFDVDPSVHSPDGVYFQSEEDYGSCEVNHVACASKNTPCAPNIPPFTYEGFKSLVNL